GTGGTGTGGGGGAGAGCGCCGGATTCTCAGGGATTCTCGCCCCACAACCCCCCACCTTCCCGACGCAGGCTTTTACCTGCGGTTTTTCCTCATCGGCTGCCGAATGCCGACGTTTCGGCGTGCGTTTTTGGTGGTTCCGGGGGGATCGGGTGGGGAGAAAGTCCAAACTTGGCGGACTAAATGGAGCAAAGTGGGGGATCGTGGGGTAAAGTGGCGGCCAACGGGGAAAACGGAGCCCCGTTCGGAGGGCAGAAGGCGAAGCGACTCGGGATCCGAACCGGGTGGCGGGAGGTGTCCAGATGTTTCTGGGTACCTACACGCCCAAGCTCGACGACAAGGGGCGGCTCACGCTGCCCGCCAAGTTCCGCGACGCACTGGCAGGAGGGTTGATGGTCACCAAGGGCCAAGATCACAGCCTTGCCGTGTATCCGAGGGACGAGTTCGAAAAGGTGGCCCGGCGCGCTGCTGACGCATCGCGGAGGAACCCCGACGCACGGGCGTTTCTCCGCAACCTGGCGGCCGCCACCGATGAGCAGCATCCCGACGCGCAGGGCCGGATCACCCTGTCGGCGGATCACCGTCGCTACGCGAGCCTGTCCAAGGAGTGCGTGGTGATCGGGTCGGTCGACTACCTGGAGATCTGGGACGCAGAAGCCTGGCAGTCCTACCAGGAGACCCACGAAGAGAACTTCTCCGCGGCCACCGATGAAGCTCTGCGCGACATCCTCTGATGCGGCCCATCAACCGGCGGCTGGCCTGGACCTAGCCCGTGCAACGAGGCCTCTGCCCGAATTGGCCCTGGCGTACTTCCCCAACGCCAGGTCCGTTAATTCGGACAGAGACCCCGGTGCAGGGGCCAATCCGAGCGGAGGTGTTTCAGCGGTGCCAGATTCCCCAGATCACTCAGACTCCAAGGGCCACGGCCATATCCCGGTGCTGCTCGACCGCTGCGTCGAGTTGCTGGCCCCGGCACTGACCCGTCATCACGACGACGGAACCGGCGCGGTTCTGGTGGATGCCACCCTCGGCGCGGGCGGCCACACCGAACGCTTTCTCACCGACTTTCCCGGTCTGACGGTCATCGGACTCGACCGTGACCCCAACGCACTCGGCATCGCAGGCGCTCGACTGGCCCCATTCGGCGACCGGATCCGGCTGGTGCGGACCCGCTACGACGGAATCACCGGGGCCGTCACCGAATCCGGCTTCCGCCAGATCGACGGAGTGCTGTTCGACCTCGGCGTGTCCTCGATGCAGCTGGATCAGGCCGAACGCGGCTTCTCCTACTCCACGGACGCACCGCTGGACATGCGGATGGATCCCGACGCGCCACTGACCGCGGCCGACATTCTCAATACCTATGACGCCAAGTCGATCGCCCGGATCCTGCGCGACTACGGCGAGGAGCGCTTCGCCGGCCGCATTGCCGACAAGGTCGTCAAACGGCGTG
Above is a window of Mycolicibacterium boenickei DNA encoding:
- the mraZ gene encoding division/cell wall cluster transcriptional repressor MraZ — translated: MFLGTYTPKLDDKGRLTLPAKFRDALAGGLMVTKGQDHSLAVYPRDEFEKVARRAADASRRNPDARAFLRNLAAATDEQHPDAQGRITLSADHRRYASLSKECVVIGSVDYLEIWDAEAWQSYQETHEENFSAATDEALRDIL
- the rsmH gene encoding 16S rRNA (cytosine(1402)-N(4))-methyltransferase RsmH, translating into MKLCATSSDAAHQPAAGLDLARATRPLPELALAYFPNARSVNSDRDPGAGANPSGGVSAVPDSPDHSDSKGHGHIPVLLDRCVELLAPALTRHHDDGTGAVLVDATLGAGGHTERFLTDFPGLTVIGLDRDPNALGIAGARLAPFGDRIRLVRTRYDGITGAVTESGFRQIDGVLFDLGVSSMQLDQAERGFSYSTDAPLDMRMDPDAPLTAADILNTYDAKSIARILRDYGEERFAGRIADKVVKRRAQQPFSTTGELVELLYEAIPAPARRTGGHPGKRTFQALRVAVNGELDSLRAALPAALAALADGGRIVVMSYQSLEDRIVKQAFTAATASRTPPGLPIELPGHEPEFVTLTRGAEKARQVEIDRNPRSAPVRLRALEKVGEGGNS